The DNA region TCCCGGAAGGCCGACCGTGACCCACCGCCCCACCTTCAAACCCCCGTTCCCCGGCGCCTGGTTCGCGGTCGCGGACCATCTCGCCCACCTCGGGGTGCACGCCGTCTTCGGCCTGCCCGGCGACGACATGGACCTGCTCGCCGCGCTGGAGGAGAGCAACACCACGGTGGTGCTCTGCCGGGACCAGCGCAACGCCCTCTACATGGCCACCGGCCACGCCCTCGCCCAGGGCAGCCCCGCCGTGTGCGTGGTCGGCAAGGGCCCGGCCCTGACCAACGCGCTGACCGGGCTGCTGGAGGCCCGCAGCGCCGCCGCCCCGGTCGTCCTGCTGGCCGGCGGCACCGCGCTGGACCGCCTCGGTACCGGGGCCTTCCAGGAACTGGACCAGCTCGCCGCGGTACGGCCGTTCGTCAAGCGGGCCGAACGGGTCGACCGTCCCGAGCAGCTGCCCGCGGCCCTGGAGCGAGCGGTCGCGACGGCCGTCAACGGCACGCCCGGCCCGGTCTACCTGGAGATCGCCGAGCAGATCGGCGCGCAGGGCATCCCGCGACCGGTGGCCTGGCGCGACTCCCGGCCGCAGCGGCTGGCCCCCGACGAGGAGGTGCTGCGCGCGAGCGCCGAGCGGATCGCGGCGGCGCGCCGGCCGCTGCTACTGGTGGGCGGCGGTGCCCGGCACCGCAACGAGGGCGGCGCGATCGAGCGCTTCGCCGAGCTGCTGGGCGCACCGGTGTTCGTGACCGCCTCCGGGCGCGGCACCGTCGCCGAGGACCACCCGCTGTACTGCGGGGTGTCCGGCCTCTACGCCCAGGAGCCGGTCGCCCGGCTGTGGCACCGGGCGGACCTGGTGGTGGCGCTCGGCAGCCGGCTGGAGGAGACCGCGACCTTCGGCTGGCCCGAGCGCGACGCGCTGCCGGTGATCCAGGTGGTCGCGGGCGAGGACTCGGTGGTCACCGCCTCCCCCGGTCTGAACGTCCTGGGCGACGTGGCCCGTACGGTGGCCGGCTGGACCGCGGCCCTGGCCACCTGTCCCGGTGCCCGCGACTGGGCGGAGTTGGTGCGGGAGGCGCGCTCCGAGCTGTTCGAGGCCGCCGCCAAGCGCGCCGAGCAGGCCCGCCTGACGGTCCCCGAGGGGGCGGTGACGGTCGCCAGGGTGCTGGAGGCGATCGACCGGGCGGTGCCGGAGGACCGGATCCTGGTGCAGGAGAACGGCCTGCAGGACATGTGGTCGTACTTCTACCCGCACTGGACCTGCCGCTCGGCAGGCGGTTCGATCGTGCCCAGTGAGCAGACGCCGCTCGGCTTCGGCGTCGCCGCGGCGTTCGGCGCGGCGCTCGCCGAGCCCGAGCGCCCGGTGGTGGCGCTGGCCGGTGACGGCGCGTTCAACGTCTTCCGCGGTGAACTGCCCACGCTGGCCGAGATCCCGGCCCCGGTGCTGTACGTCGTGCTCGACAACGGCGGGTACGGATGGCTCCAGTCGAACCTGGAGCGCGTCTGCGGGTCGCACTCCCGTTTCGCGTTCGCCGCCGCCGACCGCGCCACCGGTACCGCCGGCCAGGCCCGCGACCTCGGCCTCTGGTACCGGCGGGTCGAGCGCGCGGAGGAGCTCGACGAGGTGCTCACCGCCGCCTGGATCGAGTGCTCCGTCGGGCGGACCGCCGTGGTCGAAGCGGCGGTGACCCTGGGCGACCGCCCGCCGGGCGTGGACGAGCCGGACGGCGACTTCCCGAGTCCGGCCCAGCAGCAGACGAACCAGGGGTGACGCATGTCCGTGGCACTGTTCTTCCCGGGACTCATCCCCACCAAGTACGACGCCGTCGCCGTCTGGAGCTCGGCAAGCTCCTCGACGGCGAGGCCGGCCCCTACATCCTCACCGACCTGCGCTGGGGTAACGGCCCGCTGCACGTGCGCTACGGGGGATTCGCCTCCCGCTGCCCCGGCCCGGACGGCACCCCCGTCCTCGCCGTCGCCCGCCCCGACGGCACCCTGGTGCCCGACCGGCGCCGCCCGGTCTTCGAAGTCCCCGAGCGGGTCACCCCGCCCGGCTTCGTCACCGAGGCGATGGCCGCCCGCGACGACGGCGGCTCCTTCCCCTACCGGGTCGAACGGGCCCTGCACTTCTCCAGCGCCGCGGCCGTCTACCTCGCGAAGGACCGGGCGGGACGCCAGGTGGTCCTGAAGGAGGCCCGCCCCAACGCGGGCTACGGACAGCCCGACGCCGTCCACGTCGTCGACCGCTTCCCCCTCACCGCCAACGGCAAGGTCGACCCCCGCGCCCTGCGCGCCCTCATCGGCGCGCCTCCCGCCCCTCCCGCCCCGGCTCCCTGAGCCCCCACCGACCCGCCACCGCACCCGTCCGGGCCTTCTGAACCACCATGGCGCACCCGGTCCCTGCACCCACGGCCGAGCACCAGGTGTCAGGCCCGTCGCCGGTCGCTGTCGTCACGGAGCTCGGAGGTGCGGCGGGACAGGACGTCGAGGCGGGTGGCGAGATCACCGTGGTCGGCGCCGAGGTGGGGGCGCATGTCGGTGAGCGGGGCGATCAGGTCGGCGGCGTCCGTGGTGCCGAGGGCGGCGGTCAGGGCGGCTTGGGCGAGACGGGCGTCGGAGGCCAGTCCGGCGGCGGTGATCTGGGCGGCGAGGATGCGGAGCTCGGCGGCATTGGCCCGGGCCCAGGCGGTGATGGCCCGGTCGGCGGCGCGGCGGTCGCGGACGGCCTTGACCCGTTCCGCTCCGGTCTCCGTGGCGGTGCGGCGGGTGGTTCCAGCGGGGCGCAGGCGCAGGTAGCGGTTCTCGGCGGCCTGCCGGCTGGCGACGCCCATGGGCCGTGCGAGGTCGGCCCAGGTGGCGCCGGCCGCCCGGGCGGTCTCCACCAGGCCGGCTTCCCAGCCGGCGAGTTGGGTCCGGAGTTCGCGCAGCAGCACCAGGGCGGCCAGCGCCTGTGCCGCGCTCGCTCCGCCGGGAGCCTCACCCGGCGCGCCCGCGGGGTGCCGGGAGGCCTCGGGGGCCTGGGCGGTGCGGACCGCCTCGTCGATGGCGGCCAGTGCCGCCGCGACGGCGGGAAAGGAAACGGGCGGCCTGGCGGGGGCGGGGGCCGGGGCGGACTTCGGTGGCTTCTCGCTCATATCGTCATGCTAGCGACGACCGATTGGATTTGTCATCGTTCGGATGACGTGCTACAACGATGGAAGGTGAAGCGCACTGGCACCCATCGATCCGAGTGGAGGTGTTTCGCGATGCTGCTGCGCACCGACCCGTTCCGCGAGCTGGACCGGCTGACCCAGCAGTTCCTGGGCACGACCGGCACCTGGTCCCGACCCACGCCGATGCCGTTGGACGCGTACCGCGCCGGCGACCAGTACGTGATCTGCTTCGACCTGCCAGGGGTGGACCCGGAGGCGATCGACATCGACGTCGAGCGGAACATGCTGACCGTCAAGGCGGAGCGCCGTCCCCGCCACCAGGGCGACGACGTGAAGTGGGAGCTGTCCGAACGGCCGCTCGGCGTGTTCTCCCGCCAGGTCATGCTGTCCGACACCCTCGACCCCGACGGAATCACTGCGGATTACGACGAGGGCGTGCTGACCCTGCGCATCCCCGTCGCCGAGCGGGCCAAGCCCCGCAAGGTCGAGATCAGTCATGGCGGCACCCGCAAGCAGATCCAGGCCTGACCCGGCCCAGGTGGCCTCTCGCGCCGTCCCGGGGATCGCCCGGGGCCCGCGAGAGGTCCCCGCCCCGTTCCCTTCCCGAGCCCGCCCGTCGCGCGCGAGCGGGCGGGACAGTGAGCACCCATGTACGACCAGATCCCCGTTCCGTTCGTGGTGCGGGCACGCGGCGAGATCGACCTCGACACCGCGCCCCGCCTGCACGATGACCTGGTCCGTGCGCTGGCCGCGCACCGCGAGGTGGTGGTCGACTTGTCCGGCCTGACGTTCATGGACTGTTCGGGCCTCGGCGCCCTGGTCCAGGCCCGCCACCAGGCTGACCGGCAGGGCGCCCGGTTGGTGCTGCGGGGCGTCGGCCGTTCCGTGGCCAGACTGTTCGAACTCGCCGGCCTCGATCACCACCTGTTCCCCGGCCCCCCGCCCACCGGGACCGTCGCACGACCCCGTGCCCGGACGGTCCAGCGCCGAAGGGAGGATCCGTCGTGACGCTCCGATGGGAGGCGTTCCTGGAGGAGATCCGCGAACGCGGCGAATACGACACCCGCGAAGAGAGCGAACGCGCGGCCCGGGTCGTGCTGGCCCTGCTCGGCGCCCACTTGGTCGGCGACGAGCGGGCCCAGCTCGCGGCCCGCCTGCCCGAGGCCCTCTCGCTGGTCCTGCTCAACCCGCTGCAGGCGGCCGAGCCGCTCAGCCCGGACCGGTTCGTGCGCGCAACCGCCGCCTGGATCGAGGGCGCCACCGAACAGACCGCGCTCTGGGACGTCGGCGCCGTGCTGTCCACGGTCGCCGATGCGGCCGGTGACGAGCTCATGGAACGCGTCCTGCTCCAACTGCCGCCCGGCTACGAGTTGCTCTTCGGCCGCCCCGCGCCCGGCCAGCGCCCCTGACGTCCGTCCCGAGTCCCGTCCCCGAGTCCCTCCCCGCCACCCGTCCCCGCCACCCGTCCCCGCCACCCGTCCCCGCCACCCGCCGCCGCGCGCACACCGCGGCGGCCCACTCCGGAAGGCCATCACCCATGACCCGGCACCGCCGCCTCGTCCAGCAGGTCCGCACCGACGGCCGCTACCGGACCGACGAGGAAGCCGACCGCGTCCTGACCGCCGTCCTCACCCACCTCGGGGCCCAGCTGACCGGCGAGGAACGCTGCGATCTGGCCGCCGCCCTGCCCGAACGGGCCCGGGCCGTCTTCGCCGCCCAGATCCCGCTGCCCGCACCGGTCAGCGCCCCCGCGTTCGTCGAGGCCCTCGCCCGCACCCTGGGCACCACCCTCACCGCCGCCCGCTGGGACGCCTCCTCCGTGCTGACCGCCCTCGCCACCCTGGCCGGCCAGGACCTCACCGACCGCCTCCTCACCAGCCTCCCCCGCGGCTACGCCCTGCTCTTCGGCCGCGCCGACCTGGCCGCCGCCGCCTGAACCGGCAGGCCGCCCGCGCGACCACGCGCGGCCCTGCGGCTCTCCTCGGCCCGGCCGATCGCATCCGCGCCCGTCGCACCACGTCAGTCGCGGCGCAGCACCACGGTGGCGTTGTTACCGCCGAAGCCGAAGCTGTTCACCGCGGCCACCCGCAGGTCCGGGTACGGCGTCACCACCCGCGGGTGGTCGACCCGTTCGACCCGCTCGGGGGTGGCCAGGCCGGGGGTCGCAAGGACGAAACCGGTGCGCAGGGTGAGCGCGGCGGCGGCCAGGGCCGGGACCGCGGAGACGTGCAGGAGGTGACCGATCGCGCCCTTGTGGGAGGTGACGGGGACCTCCGTGTGCCGAGTTCGGCGGCGAC from Kitasatospora cathayae includes:
- a CDS encoding DUF2267 domain-containing protein codes for the protein MTRHRRLVQQVRTDGRYRTDEEADRVLTAVLTHLGAQLTGEERCDLAAALPERARAVFAAQIPLPAPVSAPAFVEALARTLGTTLTAARWDASSVLTALATLAGQDLTDRLLTSLPRGYALLFGRADLAAAA
- a CDS encoding Hsp20/alpha crystallin family protein; amino-acid sequence: MLLRTDPFRELDRLTQQFLGTTGTWSRPTPMPLDAYRAGDQYVICFDLPGVDPEAIDIDVERNMLTVKAERRPRHQGDDVKWELSERPLGVFSRQVMLSDTLDPDGITADYDEGVLTLRIPVAERAKPRKVEISHGGTRKQIQA
- a CDS encoding class III lanthionine synthetase LanKC N-terminal domain-containing protein, with product MTHVRGTVLPGTHPHQVRRRRRLELGKLLDGEAGPYILTDLRWGNGPLHVRYGGFASRCPGPDGTPVLAVARPDGTLVPDRRRPVFEVPERVTPPGFVTEAMAARDDGGSFPYRVERALHFSSAAAVYLAKDRAGRQVVLKEARPNAGYGQPDAVHVVDRFPLTANGKVDPRALRALIGAPPAPPAPAP
- a CDS encoding STAS domain-containing protein encodes the protein MYDQIPVPFVVRARGEIDLDTAPRLHDDLVRALAAHREVVVDLSGLTFMDCSGLGALVQARHQADRQGARLVLRGVGRSVARLFELAGLDHHLFPGPPPTGTVARPRARTVQRRREDPS
- a CDS encoding DUF2267 domain-containing protein; translated protein: MTLRWEAFLEEIRERGEYDTREESERAARVVLALLGAHLVGDERAQLAARLPEALSLVLLNPLQAAEPLSPDRFVRATAAWIEGATEQTALWDVGAVLSTVADAAGDELMERVLLQLPPGYELLFGRPAPGQRP
- a CDS encoding thiamine pyrophosphate-binding protein, coding for MTHRPTFKPPFPGAWFAVADHLAHLGVHAVFGLPGDDMDLLAALEESNTTVVLCRDQRNALYMATGHALAQGSPAVCVVGKGPALTNALTGLLEARSAAAPVVLLAGGTALDRLGTGAFQELDQLAAVRPFVKRAERVDRPEQLPAALERAVATAVNGTPGPVYLEIAEQIGAQGIPRPVAWRDSRPQRLAPDEEVLRASAERIAAARRPLLLVGGGARHRNEGGAIERFAELLGAPVFVTASGRGTVAEDHPLYCGVSGLYAQEPVARLWHRADLVVALGSRLEETATFGWPERDALPVIQVVAGEDSVVTASPGLNVLGDVARTVAGWTAALATCPGARDWAELVREARSELFEAAAKRAEQARLTVPEGAVTVARVLEAIDRAVPEDRILVQENGLQDMWSYFYPHWTCRSAGGSIVPSEQTPLGFGVAAAFGAALAEPERPVVALAGDGAFNVFRGELPTLAEIPAPVLYVVLDNGGYGWLQSNLERVCGSHSRFAFAAADRATGTAGQARDLGLWYRRVERAEELDEVLTAAWIECSVGRTAVVEAAVTLGDRPPGVDEPDGDFPSPAQQQTNQG